A window of Ictidomys tridecemlineatus isolate mIctTri1 chromosome 1, mIctTri1.hap1, whole genome shotgun sequence contains these coding sequences:
- the Lipf gene encoding gastric triacylglycerol lipase: MWSLLAVASLISAFGTTHGFLGKVAPESPEAHMNINQMISYWGYPSEEYEVVTEDGYILGVFRIPYGKKNSENKGHRPVVFLQHGLLASATNWIANLPNNSLAFILADAGYDVWLGNSRGNTWSRRNLYYSPDSVEFWAFSFDEMAKYDLPATIDFIVKKTGQEKIHYVGHSQGTTIGFIAFSTNPTLARRIKTFYALAPVATVKYATSPLTKLSLIPSPLFKIIFGDRIFLPHNFFYGFLGTEVCSRELMDLLCSNALFIMCGFDSKNLNTSRFDVYLAHNPAGTSVQDVLHWAQAARSGKFQAFDWGSPFQNMRHYNQRTPPYYNVTAMSVPIAVWNGGNDILADPHDVNILLPKLSNLIYHKEILPYNHLDFIWAINAPQKVYNEIVSMMSEDKE; this comes from the exons ATGTGGTCGCTTTTAGCAGTGGCAAGTTTGATATCTGCATTTGGAACTACGCATGGTTTCTTAGGAAAAGTAGCACCTGAGAGCCCTGAAGCCCACATGAATATT AATCAAATGATTTCCTACTGGGGATACCCAAGTGAAGAATATGAAGTTGTGACTGAAGACGGTTATATCCTTGGGGTCTTCAGAATTCCTTATGGAAAGAAAAACTCAGAGAACAAAG GCCACAGACCTGTGGTGTTTCTGCAGCATGGTTTGCTTGCATCAGCCACAAACTGGATTGCAAACCTGCCCAACAACAGTCTGGCCTTCATTCTGGCAGACGCTGGTTATGACGTGTGGTTGGGCAACAGCAGAGGAAATACCTGGTCCAGGAGAAATTTGTACTATTCACCAGACTCAGTTGAATTCTGGGCTTTCAG ttttgATGAAATGGCTAAATATGACCTTCCAGCCACAATTGACTTCATTGTAAAGAAAACTGGGCAGGAGAAGATACACTATGTTGGTCATTCTCAGGGCACCACCATTG GTTTTATTGCCTTTTCTACCAATCCCACACTGGCTAGAAGAATCAAAACCTTTTATGCATTAGCTCCAGTTGCCACTGTGAAGTACGCAACAAGCCCTTTAACAAAACTTTCACTTATTCCATCACCCCTCTTCAAG atcATATTTGGTGACAGAATATTCCTCCCACACAACTTCTTTTATGGATTTCTTGGTACTGAAGTGTGCTCCCGAGAGCTAATGGATCTCCTTTGTAGCAATGCATTGTTTATCATGTGTGGATTTGACAGTAAGAACTTGAATACG AGTCGCTTCGATGTCTATCTGGCACATAATCCAGCAGGAACTTCTGTTCAAGATGTCCTCCACTGGGCCCAG GCTGCTAGGTCTGGAAAATTTCAAGCTTTTGACTGGGGAAGCCCATTTCAGAACATGAGACACTATAATCAG CGCACACCTCCCTACTACAATGTGACAGCCATGAGTGTGCCGATTGCAGTGTGGAATGGTGGCAATGACATTTTGGCTGACCCCCACGACGTCAACATTTTGCTTCCCAAACTCTCCAATCTCATTTACCACAAGGAGATTCTTCCTTACAACCACTTGGATTTTATCTGGGCAATTAACGCTCCACAAAAGGTTTACAATGAAATTGTTTCTATGATGTCAGAAGATAAAGAATAG